A stretch of Endozoicomonas sp. SCSIO W0465 DNA encodes these proteins:
- a CDS encoding flagellar biosynthesis protein FlhA — translation MSSNTGLLLPTSPKPSLLATPLLLLVVLAMLMLPIPPFLLDFLFSFNITLSLILLILTIYINRPLDFSLFPTLLLVATLLRLALNIASTRVVLIYGHDGPYAAGKVIEAFGNVVIAGNYFVGLLVFLILVIVNFVVITKGGSRISEVTARFVLDSMPGKQMAIDADLNSGVIDHNEARLKREDITREADFYGAMDGASKFVRGDAIAGLMILLINILGGVTIGIWQYDMSLTEATQLYGLMTIGDGLVAQIPSLLLSTAAAIMVTRISGAVDMNQQVRQEIIGQPKALMVAAAVLVVIGLVPGMPHVAFVIPGLLMVLFIYRRISVERRIERDKVLDSKDDESSITSRERLTWQDISVIDPIGLNIGYRVISLLSPDNPGANGELAMQIRHLRREVSEQYGFLIPMIHLRDNLNLDPDSYSIQLHNVAVDHFTLHIDHLLAIAMENARPLPFGPPVKDPSYGLTAYWIPLTEREASIQAGYTVVDCSTVITTHVGKVIENHVDELFGFEETQGWLAHLRQISPKLCDELVPDKLPPGMLMQVLKRLLTDNISIADSPRIAATLLATTEPQQDILALVRQVRITLRRQIIEPLINHQSIPEQLAVFTLSHELEKMLLLAREQAKRDPQFSEASFVIEPSLSMQLQNNIPELIRQAHNKQVEPVLLVAPQLWPLLSRYRRIAQHRSLTILTFQEIPDDLQVEIIGQLG, via the coding sequence ATGAGCAGCAATACCGGCTTGCTCCTGCCGACCTCTCCCAAACCTTCCTTATTGGCGACACCGCTATTATTGCTGGTGGTTCTGGCCATGCTAATGTTGCCCATTCCCCCATTTCTACTGGACTTCCTGTTCAGTTTTAATATTACCTTGTCGTTGATTCTGCTGATCCTTACCATTTACATAAATCGCCCTCTGGACTTTTCACTGTTCCCGACATTGTTGTTGGTCGCAACTCTGTTGCGGCTGGCCCTGAATATTGCTTCGACACGCGTGGTGCTGATCTATGGGCATGATGGCCCTTACGCTGCCGGCAAGGTTATTGAAGCATTTGGCAATGTGGTGATTGCCGGTAATTATTTTGTTGGTTTGCTGGTTTTCCTGATTCTGGTGATCGTCAACTTTGTGGTGATTACCAAAGGTGGCAGTCGCATATCGGAAGTCACTGCCCGCTTTGTTCTGGATTCGATGCCGGGCAAGCAGATGGCCATTGATGCTGATCTGAACTCCGGCGTGATTGATCACAATGAGGCCAGGTTGAAACGGGAAGATATTACCCGTGAAGCTGATTTTTATGGCGCCATGGACGGTGCCAGCAAATTTGTCCGTGGTGATGCCATTGCCGGGTTGATGATTTTACTGATCAATATTCTGGGGGGAGTGACCATTGGCATCTGGCAATATGACATGAGCCTTACCGAAGCCACACAGCTTTATGGGTTGATGACCATTGGTGATGGGCTGGTCGCCCAGATTCCTTCCCTGCTGCTGTCCACGGCGGCTGCCATTATGGTTACCCGGATATCCGGGGCGGTGGACATGAATCAGCAGGTTCGACAGGAAATCATAGGACAACCCAAGGCGTTGATGGTCGCTGCCGCTGTACTGGTGGTTATTGGTTTGGTACCGGGAATGCCTCATGTAGCCTTTGTCATACCCGGCTTATTGATGGTGTTGTTTATCTATCGACGTATATCTGTTGAAAGAAGGATTGAACGGGATAAGGTACTTGATAGCAAAGACGATGAGAGCAGTATCACTTCAAGGGAACGGCTTACCTGGCAAGATATATCAGTCATTGATCCCATTGGTCTGAATATTGGCTATCGGGTGATCTCACTGTTGAGCCCGGACAACCCCGGGGCGAATGGTGAATTAGCTATGCAGATCAGGCACCTGCGACGGGAAGTGTCAGAACAATACGGTTTTCTGATCCCGATGATCCATCTACGTGACAACCTGAACCTCGACCCTGACAGTTATTCTATTCAGCTTCATAATGTTGCCGTCGATCATTTTACACTGCACATAGACCATCTACTGGCCATTGCTATGGAGAATGCCCGGCCCCTGCCGTTTGGTCCTCCGGTCAAAGACCCCAGTTATGGCCTGACAGCTTACTGGATTCCACTGACAGAACGGGAGGCATCAATACAGGCAGGCTATACCGTGGTTGATTGCTCCACCGTGATTACCACCCATGTTGGCAAGGTGATAGAAAATCATGTTGATGAACTGTTCGGGTTCGAAGAGACTCAAGGGTGGCTGGCTCATCTCCGACAAATCTCACCGAAGTTATGCGACGAACTGGTTCCCGATAAACTCCCTCCGGGAATGCTGATGCAGGTTCTGAAACGACTACTGACTGATAATATCTCGATTGCTGACAGTCCGCGTATTGCTGCCACCTTACTGGCGACGACAGAGCCACAACAGGATATTCTGGCGCTGGTGCGCCAGGTTCGTATCACGTTACGACGACAAATTATCGAACCACTGATCAATCATCAGTCCATACCGGAACAGCTTGCGGTGTTTACCCTGTCCCACGAACTGGAAAAAATGCTGTTGCTGGCCAGGGAACAGGCCAAACGGGATCCGCAGTTTTCAGAAGCATCTTTCGTTATCGAGCCCAGCCTGTCGATGCAACTGCAAAACAATATTCCAGAGTTGATTCGACAGGCTCATAACAAACAGGTGGAACCAGTGTTGCTGGTCGCACCGCAACTCTGGCCTCTG
- a CDS encoding flagellar biosynthesis protein FlhB, with protein MNTEQQEQSSEPTEQPSERQKQKALQEGQVSRSRDLMIAMQTVAVFSLLGFSRYFDQVETVVSMLTQVNTPLNDTAGANASIMDSLQVAFALFPGVMIPLFLVIALSVIAGALISGPFIFSVKVLAPRARRINPVSGLQRICSAQGLAEVIRALLKTLLLAVALFLILRYQQPEIMALRSYYLPIAATRALQLLLSTGLALSGVLMIIAAVDVVWQKHRFRKQQLLTRQQVKDNLKNEDGSPQTRQRIQQTRQKLASVVRKKMLDAIPDADVVLTNPSHFAVVLKYQPGSHQAPVVVARGIDHMAELIISIGRSAGKPVLIQPMLTRALYYHTEIDQEIAPDLYQAVAKIMVYLYQLDRYRTHQSTFCPSSPNIQIPEKYQHSSSTGTHS; from the coding sequence ATGAATACTGAACAGCAAGAGCAGAGCAGTGAACCCACCGAACAACCCAGTGAACGGCAGAAACAGAAAGCTCTGCAAGAAGGACAGGTCTCCCGGTCAAGGGATCTGATGATCGCCATGCAAACTGTGGCTGTTTTTTCACTGCTGGGTTTTTCCCGTTACTTTGATCAGGTCGAAACCGTTGTATCCATGCTGACTCAGGTGAATACACCATTAAACGATACTGCTGGTGCTAACGCATCGATCATGGACAGTCTGCAGGTGGCGTTTGCCCTATTTCCGGGTGTCATGATCCCTCTGTTTCTGGTTATTGCACTCAGTGTCATCGCTGGCGCCCTGATTTCCGGCCCCTTTATCTTCAGCGTCAAGGTTCTGGCCCCCAGGGCCCGGCGGATAAATCCGGTATCAGGATTGCAACGGATTTGTTCTGCTCAGGGGCTGGCAGAGGTGATACGGGCATTATTAAAAACCCTGTTATTGGCGGTGGCGCTTTTTTTGATTCTTCGCTACCAACAGCCAGAAATCATGGCACTGCGTAGCTACTATCTGCCGATAGCTGCAACCCGGGCATTACAGTTGCTATTATCCACCGGGCTGGCGCTCTCTGGTGTGCTGATGATCATTGCCGCTGTTGATGTTGTGTGGCAAAAACACCGCTTTCGCAAACAGCAGCTGCTGACACGACAGCAGGTCAAAGACAATCTAAAGAACGAAGATGGATCGCCACAAACCCGGCAGCGGATTCAACAGACCCGGCAAAAACTGGCTTCAGTGGTTCGCAAGAAGATGCTGGATGCCATTCCCGATGCCGATGTTGTTCTGACCAACCCCAGCCATTTTGCCGTGGTATTGAAATACCAGCCGGGCAGCCATCAGGCACCAGTGGTGGTGGCCCGGGGTATTGATCATATGGCAGAACTGATTATCAGTATCGGGCGTTCGGCGGGCAAGCCGGTATTAATTCAGCCCATGTTGACCCGGGCCCTGTATTACCATACGGAAATTGATCAGGAAATTGCCCCGGATTTGTATCAGGCGGTGGCAAAAATCATGGTCTACCTTTATCAACTTGACCGTTATCGCACTCATCAAAGTACCTTCTGCCCCAGCTCACCCAATATACAGATACCTGAAAAATATCAGCATTCATCCAGCACAGGAACTCATTCATGA
- the fliR gene encoding flagellar biosynthetic protein FliR has product MAHSLASSELSHHTILCFLVFCRVSGFIMTCPLTRDWLPLTARFLLALSLSVAAMFQLSTEITTDLSLSLVFIACSEFFIGLLFGAVLLIYFGVFTLAGHLTGLQMALGFAELSDPANGISVTVVARIYQVMAQLLFVLINGHLLFFVVVIESFHALPIGHFLTVIDRTTVLLTMTGWMFGAGLLIALPAIVCLLIVNLTFGFMTRSAPQMNLLTLGFPMIVLVGIALLSLNILQVPYVVEQHIHYALKTLGYLLSD; this is encoded by the coding sequence ATGGCTCACTCACTGGCCTCTTCTGAGCTGTCTCACCACACCATACTTTGTTTTCTGGTATTCTGTCGTGTTTCCGGGTTCATCATGACCTGTCCACTGACCCGTGACTGGTTGCCACTCACCGCACGCTTCCTGCTTGCTTTGTCACTGTCCGTGGCTGCCATGTTTCAACTGTCAACTGAAATCACCACGGACCTGTCGCTGAGCCTTGTCTTTATCGCCTGTTCCGAGTTTTTTATCGGGCTGTTATTTGGTGCGGTATTACTGATTTATTTCGGCGTGTTTACCCTGGCAGGCCATTTGACCGGCCTGCAGATGGCCCTTGGTTTTGCCGAACTGAGTGATCCTGCCAATGGCATCAGTGTCACTGTGGTTGCCCGTATCTACCAGGTGATGGCCCAGCTGCTTTTTGTTCTGATTAATGGCCATCTGCTGTTCTTTGTGGTGGTCATTGAAAGCTTCCATGCCCTACCCATCGGGCATTTTCTGACGGTGATTGATAGAACGACTGTGCTGCTCACAATGACTGGCTGGATGTTCGGGGCCGGTTTGCTCATTGCGCTGCCCGCTATTGTCTGTCTACTGATTGTCAACCTCACCTTTGGTTTCATGACACGATCTGCCCCCCAAATGAATCTGTTAACCCTCGGCTTTCCCATGATCGTGCTGGTCGGAATAGCACTGTTGAGCCTTAATATTCTGCAGGTGCCTTATGTTGTCGAACAACATATCCACTATGCACTGAAGACTCTTGGGTATCTCTTGTCTGATTAG
- a CDS encoding flagellar biosynthetic protein FliQ produces MSPDDAVYMFANALQSVSWMALVLIAPGLLVGLIISIIQAATQVTEQTLSFLPRLLITLLMLSLLLHWLVQELSVIFIDFFVAIVNSQ; encoded by the coding sequence ATGTCACCTGACGATGCGGTCTACATGTTTGCCAATGCATTGCAGAGCGTTTCCTGGATGGCCCTGGTGCTGATTGCTCCCGGTCTTCTGGTAGGGTTGATAATCAGCATTATCCAGGCGGCAACCCAGGTCACTGAACAAACTCTGAGCTTTCTGCCCCGGCTACTCATCACTTTATTAATGCTGTCACTGTTACTGCACTGGCTGGTTCAGGAGTTGAGTGTCATCTTTATTGACTTTTTTGTTGCCATTGTGAATAGCCAGTAA
- the fliP gene encoding flagellar type III secretion system pore protein FliP (The bacterial flagellar biogenesis protein FliP forms a type III secretion system (T3SS)-type pore required for flagellar assembly.): MACVFWKSSDIDLLPGTSYIPVYVRRFGIIAGLMLIVSPLSEASLQLPLLSVTSGDNQQDYTVNLQIFLLLTALAFLPGLLMVTTSFTRVLIVLAILRQGLGLQQTPPTRVLIASALILTGFIMKPVFDEIREQAVEPYLEERMPFREAIDVASLPLRQFMLKQTRKAEMEQFLVLSGEIPVVDDSGDKLDVLPENIPFSVLMPAFLSSEIKTSLQMGLMILMPFLVIDLLVASILMALGMIMLSPMLISLPFKLLLFVLVDGWSLIMAGTIRSFAI, translated from the coding sequence ATGGCCTGCGTATTCTGGAAATCCTCTGATATTGATCTCTTGCCAGGTACTTCATATATCCCCGTTTATGTCCGTCGTTTCGGAATAATTGCAGGCTTGATGCTGATCGTGTCCCCGCTCTCTGAGGCATCACTTCAGCTGCCTCTGTTATCCGTCACGTCCGGTGATAACCAGCAGGATTACACCGTTAACCTGCAAATATTTTTACTATTAACGGCACTGGCCTTTCTTCCCGGCCTGCTGATGGTAACCACCAGTTTTACCCGGGTATTGATCGTGCTGGCCATACTTCGCCAGGGGCTTGGATTGCAACAGACACCGCCTACCCGGGTTCTGATTGCCTCGGCATTGATTCTGACCGGATTCATTATGAAGCCGGTATTTGACGAGATCCGGGAGCAGGCTGTCGAACCTTATCTGGAAGAGCGAATGCCATTCAGGGAAGCGATAGACGTTGCGAGCCTGCCACTGCGTCAGTTTATGCTGAAGCAAACCCGAAAGGCCGAGATGGAGCAATTTTTAGTGTTGTCTGGTGAAATTCCTGTGGTCGACGACAGTGGCGATAAGTTGGATGTGCTACCAGAGAATATTCCGTTTTCGGTACTGATGCCTGCTTTTTTGAGCAGTGAAATTAAAACCAGTCTGCAGATGGGGCTGATGATACTGATGCCATTTCTGGTCATTGATCTGCTGGTCGCCAGTATTCTTATGGCGCTTGGCATGATTATGCTCTCACCCATGCTGATCTCTCTGCCCTTTAAACTGTTGCTGTTCGTTCTGGTGGATGGCTGGAGCCTGATTATGGCGGGTACCATCAGGAGCTTTGCAATATAG
- a CDS encoding FliM/FliN family flagellar motor switch protein, giving the protein MINSGAPADHEPSAEKASSTDKEPLSSDDPSVDNESSTVINPDSSDVTDVTKGDTEPGASGQSELKGSDVQSAAQPVNGQESDQSADVPEEPVNNDANQKTSESIDDGSSGSLESAAADDAESGSYEKPSAEKEPSADKKPSADSADSADKEPSADKEPSAGFTSPNLGLVGSVEVTMTLNVGSKRMAIADILNLREGAVVSLNRREHDPLDVMINGVLFARGEVVRTGEYYGLRILEIL; this is encoded by the coding sequence GTGATCAACTCCGGAGCACCCGCTGATCATGAACCATCGGCTGAGAAAGCATCGTCTACTGATAAAGAGCCTCTATCCAGTGATGACCCTTCGGTTGATAATGAGTCTTCAACGGTTATTAATCCGGATTCATCGGATGTTACCGATGTTACCAAGGGAGACACTGAGCCTGGCGCCTCCGGGCAATCCGAATTGAAGGGCTCCGATGTTCAGTCTGCTGCACAGCCTGTCAATGGTCAGGAGAGCGACCAGTCAGCAGACGTTCCTGAGGAACCTGTTAATAATGATGCAAACCAAAAGACCTCAGAATCTATAGACGATGGAAGTTCGGGATCGTTGGAATCAGCGGCTGCAGACGATGCAGAGTCCGGTTCGTATGAGAAGCCCTCAGCAGAGAAAGAGCCCTCAGCTGATAAAAAGCCCTCAGCGGATTCAGCGGATTCAGCGGATAAAGAGCCTTCAGCTGATAAAGAGCCTTCAGCTGGATTTACTTCACCAAACCTGGGGCTTGTCGGATCAGTAGAAGTCACTATGACGCTGAATGTCGGCAGCAAACGCATGGCCATTGCCGATATTCTCAACCTGCGCGAAGGGGCTGTCGTCAGTCTGAACCGTCGGGAACATGACCCACTGGATGTGATGATTAATGGGGTATTATTTGCTCGTGGCGAAGTGGTTCGGACAGGGGAATATTATGGCCTGCGTATTCTGGAAATCCTCTGA
- a CDS encoding FliM/FliN family flagellar motor switch protein: MAQWMGGPLLTAASFTDDCLLNQFDLEFHDPAFADSPWLIPVLFFTPVNAFTSAMIEQGALMGRETYPRQSCRDHIARFLANIEVDITVDLEPLTLPMSQLSGLKAGDVLPIPHPGRSQMSVENALLFQGVTGQHGGHLTVRINKCLKQGESQ; encoded by the coding sequence TTGGCTCAATGGATGGGAGGCCCACTGTTAACGGCTGCTTCGTTCACGGACGACTGCCTGCTTAATCAGTTTGATCTTGAATTTCATGATCCGGCATTTGCCGATTCGCCGTGGTTAATCCCTGTGCTCTTCTTCACACCGGTCAATGCTTTTACCAGTGCCATGATTGAGCAAGGGGCATTGATGGGCAGGGAAACGTACCCGAGGCAGTCATGCAGAGATCATATAGCGCGGTTCCTTGCTAACATCGAAGTTGACATTACCGTTGATCTTGAGCCTCTGACTTTGCCAATGAGCCAATTATCTGGGCTGAAAGCAGGTGACGTTTTACCAATACCTCATCCGGGGAGATCACAGATGAGTGTGGAGAACGCCCTCTTGTTTCAAGGCGTTACAGGTCAGCACGGAGGTCACCTTACCGTGCGAATCAATAAGTGTTTAAAACAAGGGGAGAGCCAGTGA